In Oscillatoria acuminata PCC 6304, a single window of DNA contains:
- a CDS encoding class I SAM-dependent methyltransferase, protein MSSEIPITEEHPSEASLEALDSRPEIYPGEVFANVADFDSGIRQLLPIYDELLAALLRCIPVTSQRILELGCGTGELSLKLLAHCPDAELVAVDYSSRMLSVCQDKITAAGYGERVRWIEADFGNLATLNVRIAPHQGFDACASSLAIHHLTDPLKLKLFKWVCQNLSPGGCFWNADPVLSETPALEAVYQAVREEGVTAQGITLEKVRAKCGKSIPQGYSGPDRLATVLEQVELLKSANFATVAIPWKHYGLAVFGGIC, encoded by the coding sequence ATGAGTTCTGAGATTCCCATTACTGAAGAACACCCGAGCGAGGCTAGTTTAGAAGCCCTTGACTCCAGACCCGAAATTTATCCCGGGGAAGTTTTTGCGAATGTGGCTGATTTTGATAGTGGCATTCGCCAACTCTTACCGATTTATGATGAATTATTGGCGGCGTTATTGCGTTGTATTCCGGTTACTAGCCAACGAATTTTAGAATTAGGGTGTGGGACGGGAGAACTCAGCCTCAAACTGTTGGCGCACTGTCCAGATGCAGAGTTGGTGGCAGTGGATTATTCCTCACGAATGTTGAGCGTTTGTCAGGATAAAATTACAGCGGCAGGCTATGGGGAACGGGTGCGATGGATTGAAGCTGATTTTGGCAATTTAGCGACCTTAAATGTGCGAATTGCACCGCATCAGGGGTTTGATGCCTGTGCCTCTTCGTTAGCGATTCATCATCTCACCGATCCGCTCAAATTGAAGCTGTTTAAATGGGTTTGTCAAAATCTGTCCCCAGGGGGATGTTTTTGGAATGCTGACCCCGTACTATCAGAAACTCCAGCATTAGAGGCTGTTTATCAGGCAGTCAGAGAGGAGGGGGTAACAGCACAGGGAATCACCCTGGAAAAAGTGCGAGCTAAATGTGGGAAAAGCATTCCCCAGGGATATTCGGGTCCCGATCGCTTGGCAACGGTGTTAGAACAGGTAGAGCTTTTGAAATCTGCCAATTTTGCCACAGTAGCCATCCCTTGGAAACACTATGGACTGGCGGTTTTTGGGGGGATTTGTTAG
- a CDS encoding PAS domain-containing protein produces the protein MLEQSRSPIRRYSFAVVTVVLSLLLKFLISSEFMTNNPFLLFSVTVAVSAWYGGFQAGLLATLLAAACGEYFFLLPFYSFGVHSPGQTLALGVFLLEGFAISWLISALYTARQKLEIHALGLENTQEQFRQIAENIDCLIWMTDPEKTEVFYVSPQYEQMWGRSLESLYQQPSSFLEGVHPEDRDRVRTALAKQSSGPYNEEYRTVHPDGTVRWVRSRAFPIRENRTGDVFRVAGIVEDITERKQIEQEFLQANGRYQLASTAVNCVIYDWDLESQQVVRSESLSQLLGFPLAEEEQDAHWWLSLIHPEDLEPAFIAMNKALEHDNRFDIEYRIRHQDGQYLNVSDRGAILRDESGKAVRVIGTTIDISDRKKAEIELQKREELFRTSVENLLDCFGIYTSVRDEVGKIIDFRVEYVNAATCANTGFSREEQQGKRLCDLFPGHRDTGLFDEYCQVVDTRQPLVKDSFVDEKLTTATGVTKAFDIRSVAFGDGFLATWRDITDRKQVEDELYRREREFTALAENSPDIIARFDRKMRPLYVNQAIYRVTGRSPEEFLSTSNLELTFPGTLSPECQAAIAQVFATGEEGEIECELTDIKGGIRYYQSRLVPEFDRDGTVESVLLLSRDITEYKLARATSDRNQERLRLALESAKLGLWDYDLDSQEISVSQRCFDIFGLDLPSNRIQYAQFVECLHPEDRDRVNRAVQRAINEEADYDIEYRIIRTDGILRWIAAKGRAFYDERGTAVRMGGVLLDITERKKAEEERDRLLKQLEFEQQLLKAVLQQMPAGAILAEAPSGKVLLSNKQAQAIWNETIAAEHNLEEYRLFQGLHPDGRPYQPQEFPLSRAIAFGETVIDEEIEIPLTNGHTQIVCLSAKPVKNLAGRIVAGVVMFYDISDRKLAERQREELLLREQEARRQAEAASRMKDEFLAIVSHELRSPLNAILGWSRLLRRRKLNPEKMAQALESIERNAEMQTQLIEDLLDISRIIRGKIRLYLRPLQLIPAIEAAINTVRPTAEIKKIKLVTTLDPGVGLVSGDGDRLQQVVWNLLSNAVKFTPEGGRVEICLERVENWIQIRIIDSGIGIEAEFLPYMFERFQQADSKTTRSHGGLGLGLAIVRNLVELHGGHIFADSPGPGKGSTFVVQLPCLQDTSDGIAEQCLGSSSVECDQSFFLELAGLKILVVDDEFDTREFLITALEQYGAEVFAAASTAEAIALIQEMQPEILLSDIGMPGEDGYTLIRQIRTLPPEQGGQIPAAALTAYTRTEDRILALAAGFQMHIPKPIDPRHLIEVVGQLRNK, from the coding sequence ATGTTGGAACAATCACGCTCCCCGATCCGGCGCTATAGTTTTGCTGTAGTCACGGTAGTTTTGTCTTTGCTCTTGAAGTTTTTAATTTCTTCAGAATTCATGACAAACAACCCGTTTTTATTGTTTAGCGTAACGGTAGCGGTGAGTGCTTGGTATGGAGGATTTCAAGCTGGATTGCTGGCTACACTTTTAGCCGCAGCTTGTGGTGAATATTTCTTTTTATTGCCGTTTTATTCCTTTGGGGTACATAGTCCTGGGCAAACTTTAGCCTTGGGGGTGTTTCTGTTAGAAGGATTTGCAATCAGTTGGCTGATTTCAGCCCTTTACACCGCCCGCCAAAAATTAGAAATTCATGCTCTGGGGTTAGAAAATACCCAGGAACAATTTCGACAGATTGCTGAAAATATTGATTGCCTGATTTGGATGACTGACCCGGAGAAAACGGAAGTTTTTTATGTCAGTCCTCAATATGAACAGATGTGGGGGCGATCGCTAGAGAGTTTGTATCAGCAACCCTCCTCATTTTTGGAAGGAGTACATCCCGAGGACCGCGATCGCGTCAGAACCGCTTTAGCTAAACAATCTAGCGGACCCTATAATGAAGAATATCGCACGGTGCATCCGGACGGCACAGTTCGTTGGGTGCGATCGCGGGCCTTTCCAATTCGCGAGAATCGCACGGGAGATGTGTTTCGAGTTGCGGGAATTGTTGAAGATATCACCGAACGCAAACAGATAGAACAAGAGTTTTTACAGGCGAATGGGCGGTATCAACTGGCCTCAACTGCCGTCAATTGTGTGATTTATGACTGGGATTTAGAGAGTCAGCAGGTAGTTCGCAGTGAAAGCCTCAGCCAACTCTTAGGCTTTCCCTTAGCCGAAGAGGAACAAGATGCCCATTGGTGGCTTTCTCTGATCCATCCCGAGGACCTGGAACCGGCCTTTATTGCCATGAATAAGGCGTTAGAACATGATAATCGGTTTGATATAGAATATCGCATTCGGCACCAAGATGGCCAATATTTGAATGTATCCGATCGCGGGGCAATTCTGCGGGATGAGTCAGGGAAAGCGGTGCGCGTGATTGGCACGACGATTGATATCAGCGATCGCAAAAAAGCCGAAATCGAGTTACAAAAACGAGAAGAACTCTTCCGGACCTCGGTGGAAAACTTGCTGGATTGTTTTGGAATCTATACGTCAGTGCGGGATGAAGTCGGAAAAATTATAGACTTTCGCGTTGAATATGTCAATGCAGCAACCTGTGCCAATACTGGATTTTCCCGGGAAGAACAACAAGGGAAAAGACTCTGCGATTTATTTCCCGGACACCGAGATACCGGACTCTTTGACGAATATTGCCAAGTCGTTGACACCAGACAACCTTTGGTCAAAGATTCCTTTGTAGACGAAAAACTCACCACCGCAACAGGAGTCACCAAAGCATTTGATATCCGAAGCGTTGCATTTGGAGATGGATTTCTGGCAACCTGGCGGGATATCACCGATCGCAAACAAGTGGAAGATGAACTCTACCGACGGGAACGAGAATTTACAGCTTTGGCAGAAAATTCACCGGATATTATTGCGCGGTTTGACCGAAAAATGCGTCCTTTGTATGTCAACCAAGCCATCTACCGAGTCACTGGGCGATCGCCAGAAGAGTTCCTCAGCACAAGTAACCTAGAACTCACCTTTCCCGGAACCCTTTCGCCAGAGTGCCAAGCCGCAATTGCCCAAGTCTTTGCCACAGGCGAGGAAGGAGAAATTGAATGTGAATTAACCGATATCAAAGGAGGGATTCGATATTATCAGTCTCGCTTAGTTCCGGAATTTGACCGCGATGGCACAGTGGAATCGGTCCTGTTGTTGAGTCGGGATATAACGGAATATAAACTCGCTCGGGCTACATCTGATCGCAACCAGGAACGGCTACGATTGGCTTTGGAATCTGCAAAATTAGGCTTATGGGATTACGATTTAGACTCCCAAGAAATTTCTGTATCCCAGCGATGTTTTGACATCTTTGGACTAGACTTACCCTCGAATCGCATTCAATATGCTCAGTTCGTTGAATGTCTGCATCCCGAGGACCGGGACCGGGTGAATCGCGCTGTACAACGTGCGATTAATGAGGAGGCGGATTATGACATCGAGTATCGAATTATCCGAACGGACGGCATCCTGCGTTGGATTGCGGCAAAAGGTCGAGCTTTTTATGATGAGAGGGGGACGGCAGTGCGGATGGGGGGAGTCCTCCTGGATATTACCGAACGGAAAAAGGCCGAGGAAGAACGCGATCGCCTCCTCAAACAACTGGAATTTGAGCAACAATTGTTAAAAGCAGTCCTGCAACAAATGCCTGCCGGTGCGATCTTGGCTGAAGCGCCTTCTGGGAAAGTTCTGCTGAGTAACAAGCAAGCACAAGCCATTTGGAACGAGACGATCGCCGCAGAACATAACCTAGAAGAGTATCGCTTGTTCCAAGGACTGCATCCCGATGGACGACCCTATCAACCCCAAGAATTTCCCCTGTCTCGGGCGATCGCCTTCGGGGAGACAGTGATTGATGAAGAAATCGAAATTCCCCTCACCAATGGTCACACTCAGATTGTGTGCCTGAGTGCTAAACCCGTGAAAAATTTAGCGGGACGAATTGTCGCTGGAGTGGTGATGTTCTACGACATTAGCGATCGCAAGTTAGCCGAACGCCAGCGTGAGGAGTTGCTCCTGCGCGAACAGGAAGCCCGCAGGCAGGCAGAAGCCGCCAGTCGCATGAAAGACGAATTTTTGGCAATTGTCTCTCACGAGTTGCGATCGCCCTTAAATGCGATTTTAGGCTGGTCTCGGTTGCTACGTCGGCGCAAACTCAACCCGGAAAAAATGGCCCAGGCCCTGGAATCCATCGAACGCAACGCCGAAATGCAAACCCAGTTAATAGAAGACCTCCTGGACATTTCGCGCATCATTCGCGGCAAAATTCGCCTCTACCTGCGTCCATTGCAATTAATCCCGGCAATTGAAGCAGCAATCAATACCGTGCGTCCGACGGCAGAGATTAAAAAAATCAAGTTGGTAACCACCCTTGATCCCGGGGTGGGATTGGTTTCCGGAGATGGCGATCGCCTTCAACAAGTGGTCTGGAATCTGCTCTCAAATGCCGTAAAATTTACCCCAGAAGGCGGACGAGTCGAGATTTGTTTAGAACGGGTGGAAAACTGGATACAAATCCGGATTATTGATAGCGGAATCGGCATCGAAGCAGAATTTTTGCCTTATATGTTTGAACGCTTCCAGCAGGCAGATAGTAAAACCACGCGATCGCATGGGGGATTAGGATTAGGATTGGCGATCGTCCGCAACCTTGTCGAACTGCATGGCGGCCATATTTTTGCCGACAGTCCCGGACCTGGAAAAGGTTCTACCTTTGTGGTGCAACTCCCCTGCTTACAAGATACAAGCGATGGGATAGCCGAGCAATGTTTGGGGTCGTCATCAGTGGAGTGCGATCAATCCTTCTTCTTAGAACTTGCTGGGTTAAAAATCTTAGTCGTAGATGATGAATTTGATACTCGGGAGTTTTTAATCACCGCCTTGGAACAATATGGGGCCGAAGTATTTGCCGCTGCCTCCACTGCCGAGGCGATCGCCCTCATCCAAGAAATGCAACCGGAAATTCTCCTCAGTGACATCGGAATGCCCGGAGAAGATGGCTATACCTTAATTCGCCAAATCCGCACCTTACCCCCAGAACAAGGGGGACAAATTCCCGCTGCCGCTCTCACTGCCTATACTCGCACCGAGGACCGCATTCTCGCCCTTGCCGCTGGATTTCAGATGCATATTCCTAAACCTATTGATCCGAGACATTTGATAGAAGTTGTGGGACAACTGCGGAATAAATAA
- a CDS encoding adenylate cyclase yields the protein MQHDFLENNPVASLLSKVLKSSTSADASRDAEYEAWRDRFMRKRLDVGLWIGLIAFLSASLLQVSNWLFRPEEFRPDWLRSQVSIEICLLLCLLLQHSKLGRRYPSLVFFAFYWVVTIVPQIPRTLSGVAQPELLVWTIMFFGQATFTPVRWYLHLAAQLGVFLYFLGVNSALGVNFSNSISWMKPSVLALYFFWVCFIGNLSVYLYEQLQKAEFKARWDLEEAYAQLEEEQKLSESLLLNVLPHSIATRLKQNPKNLADSYTNVSVLFADIVGFTELSSQISPWDLVELLNQIFSEFDALAELHQLEKIKTIGDAYMVVSGLPEPREDHAQAIADMALDMQRAIATFNNKTGRNFRIRIGIATGPVIAGVIGIKKFIYDLWGDTVNLASRMESHGIPGAIQVTRETYHFLKDEYLFQERGKVFIKGKGEMTTYLLMGKSPGFVERE from the coding sequence ATGCAGCATGACTTTCTTGAAAATAACCCGGTAGCGTCCCTACTGAGCAAGGTCCTCAAGTCCTCCACCTCTGCCGATGCCTCCCGTGATGCTGAATATGAGGCATGGCGGGACCGTTTCATGCGGAAGCGTCTGGATGTGGGGTTGTGGATTGGATTGATTGCTTTTTTGAGTGCCAGTTTGCTACAAGTGAGCAATTGGTTGTTCCGTCCCGAGGAATTTAGGCCGGACTGGTTGCGATCGCAGGTTAGTATTGAAATCTGTTTACTGTTATGTCTGTTACTTCAGCATAGCAAATTAGGTCGCCGCTATCCGAGTTTAGTCTTTTTCGCCTTTTATTGGGTGGTGACGATTGTTCCGCAAATTCCGCGTACTTTGTCAGGAGTTGCTCAACCGGAACTGTTAGTTTGGACAATTATGTTTTTCGGTCAAGCGACATTTACTCCGGTACGTTGGTATCTCCATTTAGCGGCTCAATTGGGGGTGTTTTTGTATTTTCTGGGGGTAAATTCCGCCTTGGGGGTAAACTTCAGTAACTCGATAAGTTGGATGAAACCTTCCGTACTGGCTTTGTATTTCTTTTGGGTCTGTTTTATTGGCAACTTATCCGTTTATTTATATGAGCAGTTACAAAAAGCCGAGTTCAAAGCCCGATGGGATTTAGAGGAGGCTTATGCTCAATTGGAAGAAGAACAAAAACTTTCGGAAAGTTTATTACTGAATGTTTTACCCCATTCCATTGCCACTCGGTTAAAACAAAATCCCAAAAATTTGGCGGATAGTTACACCAATGTTTCGGTTTTGTTTGCGGATATTGTCGGGTTTACGGAACTGTCTTCCCAAATTTCTCCCTGGGATTTAGTGGAGTTGCTCAATCAAATTTTTTCGGAGTTTGATGCGTTGGCGGAGTTGCATCAGTTGGAGAAGATTAAAACCATTGGGGATGCCTATATGGTGGTTTCTGGGTTGCCAGAACCTCGGGAGGACCATGCTCAAGCGATCGCAGATATGGCGTTGGATATGCAGCGGGCGATCGCCACGTTTAACAACAAAACCGGACGAAATTTTCGCATCCGCATCGGCATCGCCACGGGTCCAGTAATTGCGGGAGTGATTGGCATTAAAAAATTTATTTATGATTTGTGGGGCGATACGGTGAATCTCGCCTCTCGGATGGAATCTCATGGTATTCCTGGAGCAATTCAAGTGACTCGGGAAACCTATCATTTTTTGAAAGATGAGTATTTGTTTCAAGAACGGGGGAAGGTTTTTATTAAGGGTAAGGGAGAAATGACAACGTATTTATTAATGGGGAAAAGTCCGGGGTTTGTTGAGAGGGAATAG